The following are from one region of the Silene latifolia isolate original U9 population chromosome 9, ASM4854445v1, whole genome shotgun sequence genome:
- the LOC141599709 gene encoding phosphatidylcholine:diacylglycerol cholinephosphotransferase 1-like, translated as MTVNLHNRKLKISQSNSTSEMKKDTTTNNNKGIKGLLETASFMKWGYADIVGVIKYHPIPCVFVMSLLFFMSVEYTLFMVPSSSPPFDLGFIATRSLNRLLSHSPNLNTLCAALNTVFVGMQTTYILWVFLVEGRARPGLAALFSFTCRGILGYSTQLPLPQEFLGSGADFPVGNVSFFLFYSGHVASAVIASLDMRRMQRKKLAWTFDILNVLQIVRLLGTRGHYTIDLGVGVGAGMLFDSLAGKYVESRKLSVSTR; from the exons ATGACAGTCAATCTCCACAATAGAAAACTCAAGATATCACAATCCAATTCTACTTCCGAAATGAAGAAagatactactactaataataacaaGGGTATAAAAGGGTTGTTGGAAACGGCGTCGTTTATGAAATGGGGGTATGCTGACATTGTTGGTGTTATCAAGTATCATCCAATACCATGTGTTTTTGTAATGTCATTGTTGTTCTTCATGTCCGTCGAGTACACGCTCTTCATGGTTccttcttcttctcctcctttCGATCTTGGCTTTATTGCCACGCGCTCTCTTAATCGCCTTTTATCTCATTCCCCTAATCTTAATACTCTTTGTGCCGCCCTTAATACg GTGTTTGTGGGGATGCAAACAACATACATATTATGGGTGTTCTTAGTAGAAGGAAGAGCTAGACCCGGACTTGCTGCATTGTTTTCCTTCACCTGTAGGGGAATTCTTGGTTACTCTACTCAGCTTCCTTTGCCTCAG GAATTTTTGGGTTCAGGTGCGGATTTCCCTGTTGGAAATGTATCGTTCTTCCTGTTCTACTCTGGGCATGTTGCTAGTGCCGTGATTGCATCCTTAGACATGAGGCGGATGCAAAGGAAGAAATTGGCATGGACATTCGATATTCTCAATGTCTTACAAATAGTGAGACTATTAGGAACAAGAGGTCACTACACAATCGACCTCGGTGTTGGTGTCGGAGCTGGCATGTTGTTCGACTCTCTAGCTGGCAAGTATGTGGAGAGCAGGAAATTGTCTGTGTCAACTCGCTAA